The following proteins come from a genomic window of Geminicoccaceae bacterium SCSIO 64248:
- a CDS encoding polysaccharide deacetylase family protein, which produces MAVLRISSPATLRVERTYVLDVVFRDWLGLDYVLEAEPEASGLTIICMANDQAGRRLVLADDFFACAASHWLMPESLPSLPLAQWDLAADGRFEVDGVAEVPVLFGKLLPNGRYLEIRDKDIRLGLDVFGAIFFMLSRYEEWIVQTRDSHARFPATASVAYRAGFLHRPLANEYLEILWTLLRRLWPQIARRRHAFAVRLTCDVDRPFGAVGKSWPQVFRGALCDLAIRRSPGLMVRRLALRATGCDREDDERKDPNNTFGFIMKTSERHGFTSTFYFMTGQSNPRFDDGYPIRAPRLRRLLRRIHDGGHEIGLHPSYETFRDGTRIQKELSDLLGALEQEGIRLDRCGARQHYLRFDATQTWRHYEAAGLAYDATMSFADHAGFRCGTCYDFQLFDLAARKPLALREQPLIAMEISLLDYQRLSPDEARDAIAGLAGNCRKFSGTFSLLWHNTELRTTGQQRYYESIIAEIARSTPAASTLYGSVTTMCSLAAMV; this is translated from the coding sequence ATGGCCGTTCTTCGCATCAGCAGCCCCGCGACACTCCGCGTCGAACGAACCTATGTCCTGGATGTCGTTTTCCGCGACTGGCTCGGCCTGGACTATGTCCTGGAAGCCGAGCCTGAGGCGAGCGGGCTTACGATCATTTGCATGGCGAACGACCAGGCGGGGCGGCGCCTGGTCCTGGCGGACGACTTCTTTGCCTGCGCGGCATCGCACTGGCTCATGCCCGAATCCCTCCCATCGCTTCCGCTGGCACAATGGGATCTCGCGGCTGACGGACGCTTCGAGGTGGACGGCGTCGCCGAGGTCCCGGTTCTGTTCGGCAAGCTTTTGCCGAACGGCCGCTATCTCGAGATTCGTGATAAGGACATCCGCCTCGGGCTGGATGTCTTCGGCGCCATCTTCTTCATGCTGAGCCGCTATGAGGAATGGATCGTCCAGACGCGTGACAGTCACGCTCGGTTTCCGGCGACGGCTTCGGTCGCCTATCGGGCAGGCTTTCTCCACAGGCCTCTGGCAAACGAGTACCTGGAGATCCTGTGGACGTTGCTTCGGCGCCTGTGGCCGCAGATCGCGCGACGACGCCATGCCTTCGCCGTCCGCCTGACGTGTGACGTCGACCGGCCGTTCGGCGCGGTCGGCAAGAGCTGGCCGCAGGTCTTTCGCGGTGCACTTTGCGACCTCGCGATTCGCCGGTCTCCCGGCCTGATGGTTCGCCGTCTCGCGTTGCGCGCGACGGGTTGCGACCGGGAAGACGACGAGCGCAAGGATCCGAACAACACGTTCGGCTTCATCATGAAGACCAGCGAACGGCACGGCTTCACCAGCACGTTCTACTTCATGACCGGCCAGTCGAACCCGCGCTTCGACGACGGCTATCCGATCCGCGCGCCGAGGCTGCGGCGGTTGCTGCGCCGCATCCACGATGGCGGCCACGAGATCGGTCTCCATCCGAGCTACGAGACGTTTCGCGACGGCACCCGCATCCAGAAGGAGTTGTCCGACCTGCTGGGTGCCCTGGAACAGGAAGGCATCCGCCTGGACCGCTGCGGCGCACGGCAGCATTACCTGCGCTTCGATGCGACCCAGACCTGGCGCCACTACGAGGCGGCCGGGCTGGCCTACGACGCGACCATGTCGTTTGCCGACCATGCCGGCTTCCGCTGCGGCACCTGCTATGACTTTCAGCTGTTCGATCTCGCGGCGAGAAAGCCGCTGGCGCTGCGCGAACAGCCGCTGATCGCCATGGAGATCAGCCTGCTCGACTATCAGCGCCTGTCGCCCGACGAGGCGCGGGACGCGATCGCCGGCTTGGCTGGGAACTGCCGGAAATTCTCCGGCACGTTCAGCCTTCTGTGGCACAACACCGAACTGCGGACCACCGGCCAACAGCGCTATTATGAGAGCATCATCGCCGAGATCGCGCGCTCCACGCCGGCCGCCTCCACCCTGTACGGCTCGGTCACGACGATGTGCAGCCTTGCCGCCATGGTGTGA
- a CDS encoding GNAT family N-acetyltransferase: MSIAIRETPIEPVPVDAAATPVSVQERSVTIPVTEAGLAQANALFQQDWWLNAASPGGWDAVTVEQGGACVARLAFAVRRHAGITALTQPPLTPFLGPWLRMAEGKANTRLAREHELLGKLADALPPYDVFAQDFHPQYANWLPFHWRGFRQTTRYTYVIDDLDDLDQTWAGLHESTRREVRKARKCVTVDPGDDLETFIELNRMTYRRQGRSLPYDPAILRRVDTACARQGARRVLIARDGTGRAHAGLYLVWDQSSAYYLMGGLDPERRSSGAMSLLMWQAIRLAATVTRSFNFEGSMIQPIERFFRGFGARQVPYSHIRTSRTLKGRIAEAGHELLRSTWKRNP; the protein is encoded by the coding sequence GTGAGCATCGCCATCCGCGAGACCCCGATCGAACCCGTCCCGGTCGATGCCGCGGCCACCCCTGTCTCCGTGCAGGAACGGTCCGTGACCATTCCCGTGACGGAAGCCGGCCTGGCCCAGGCGAACGCGCTGTTCCAGCAGGACTGGTGGCTAAACGCCGCTTCACCCGGCGGTTGGGACGCGGTGACCGTCGAGCAAGGCGGAGCTTGCGTGGCGCGTCTCGCCTTCGCCGTGCGACGGCACGCGGGCATCACCGCGCTCACGCAGCCTCCGCTGACGCCGTTTCTCGGTCCGTGGCTCCGGATGGCGGAGGGCAAGGCCAACACCCGTCTTGCGCGGGAGCACGAGCTTTTGGGCAAGCTTGCCGACGCACTGCCGCCCTACGACGTCTTCGCGCAGGATTTCCATCCGCAATACGCGAACTGGCTGCCGTTCCATTGGCGCGGCTTTCGCCAGACGACCCGTTACACCTATGTCATCGACGATCTGGACGACCTGGATCAGACATGGGCCGGACTGCACGAAAGCACCCGGCGCGAGGTCCGCAAGGCGCGCAAGTGCGTGACGGTCGACCCGGGCGACGATCTCGAGACCTTCATCGAACTCAACCGCATGACCTATCGCCGCCAAGGCAGGAGCCTGCCCTACGATCCGGCGATCCTGCGACGGGTCGATACCGCCTGCGCACGGCAGGGCGCGCGACGCGTCCTGATTGCCCGGGACGGCACCGGGCGCGCGCATGCCGGCCTCTATCTCGTCTGGGACCAATCGAGCGCATACTACCTCATGGGCGGCCTCGATCCCGAACGACGCAGCAGCGGCGCCATGAGCCTCCTGATGTGGCAGGCGATCCGGCTGGCCGCGACCGTGACACGCTCGTTCAACTTCGAAGGCTCGATGATCCAGCCGATCGAGCGCTTTTTCCGCGGCTTCGGCGCCCGACAAGTGCCCTACAGCCATATCCGCACGAGCCGCACACTGAAGGGTCGGATTGCCGAAGCCGGTCATGAGTTGTTGCGATCGACATGGAAGAGGAACCCTTAG
- a CDS encoding class I SAM-dependent methyltransferase: MSDAWHAYWEGKTCPMHREATSEHYGHYAEELKLLLPDIASRRVLDIGCGDGALFEPLGFQRAQYTGVDFAASMLDRFAERHPEARLIHANAEDYCDEHEYDLIFCNAVVQYFNIGMFNRWICNAATMLASDGCLVIASIPWRSLRSRYRSGELDGHVPAFGSTSLHAVVGLARDGIGRWYSAVEVVRCGLRHDLASQVYGSVNYPYRFHARLRHLPRTSR, translated from the coding sequence ATGTCTGACGCATGGCACGCCTACTGGGAAGGCAAGACCTGTCCGATGCATCGGGAGGCGACCAGCGAGCATTACGGCCACTACGCCGAGGAGCTCAAGCTGCTCCTGCCCGATATCGCTAGCCGGCGCGTGCTCGATATCGGCTGCGGCGACGGCGCCCTGTTCGAGCCGCTCGGCTTCCAGCGCGCGCAGTATACCGGCGTCGATTTCGCCGCCTCGATGCTCGACCGCTTCGCCGAACGTCACCCCGAGGCGCGCCTGATCCACGCGAACGCCGAGGACTATTGCGACGAGCACGAATACGACCTCATCTTCTGCAACGCGGTCGTGCAGTACTTCAACATAGGCATGTTCAACCGCTGGATCTGCAACGCCGCCACCATGCTCGCCTCCGATGGCTGTCTGGTGATCGCGTCCATACCCTGGCGGTCGCTCCGGTCGCGCTACCGGAGCGGTGAGCTGGACGGACACGTGCCGGCGTTCGGCTCGACCTCGCTCCATGCGGTTGTCGGACTGGCCCGAGATGGAATCGGGCGATGGTACTCGGCCGTCGAAGTCGTTCGCTGTGGCCTGCGCCACGACCTGGCCTCACAGGTCTACGGGTCGGTGAACTACCCCTACCGCTTCCATGCGCGCCTGCGCCATCTGCCGAGGACATCCCGGTGA
- a CDS encoding oligosaccharide flippase family protein: MRLAWHRLKHSTFARGAVTIGGGAFLAQAITLGLAPVIARLYTPEEMGLFTTYMAVVVIAVLPATLRFEQTLILPRSNRRAAALLAFLLVLCPVVALVIGLPMVVWREPIAGWLGAPMLAPWLIAAPVSVALLGWYQALRFWAVRRAAFRDIARNTVTRTGGGLGFACALSVSPTVAAAPGGGLILGQILGEGLGNIFLAWRIVRSDRHLVRRLRLSYLLGSARRYLGLALTLSASQSFATLYEKLPVLVIAFLFGPHMAGLYTWAERFAVLPAVLIGNAIGDVYRQRAMEDYHRDGRFDGLMRRTLAATTILAAVPFALGIWLAPTLFELLFGPAWREAGEFASILMVGSLVSFIVTPTDKAALICERGRFIFLWHLARLSGKVAIFAWSYAYAARITTVLWLLVGLRLVLYGVVAAYSYDLARGRATPSASQGFVVAAQGDGPETRSDISMASRNV; encoded by the coding sequence ATGAGACTTGCCTGGCACAGGCTGAAGCACTCGACCTTCGCACGCGGCGCCGTGACGATCGGCGGCGGCGCGTTCCTGGCCCAGGCCATCACGCTCGGCCTGGCTCCGGTCATCGCGCGCCTGTACACGCCCGAGGAGATGGGACTCTTCACGACCTACATGGCGGTCGTCGTGATCGCCGTCCTGCCGGCGACGCTGCGCTTCGAGCAGACCCTCATCCTGCCACGGAGCAACCGACGCGCCGCGGCGCTGCTGGCTTTCCTGCTCGTGCTCTGTCCGGTCGTCGCGCTGGTGATCGGCCTGCCCATGGTCGTCTGGCGCGAGCCGATCGCCGGGTGGCTCGGTGCGCCGATGCTGGCGCCTTGGCTGATCGCCGCGCCCGTGTCCGTCGCTCTTCTCGGCTGGTATCAGGCGCTGCGGTTCTGGGCGGTGCGGCGTGCCGCCTTTCGCGACATTGCCCGCAACACGGTCACCCGGACCGGCGGAGGCCTGGGCTTCGCGTGCGCCCTCTCCGTCAGCCCGACGGTCGCAGCCGCTCCCGGCGGAGGGCTCATCCTGGGGCAGATCCTGGGCGAGGGACTGGGCAACATCTTTCTGGCCTGGCGCATCGTCCGATCCGACAGGCACCTCGTCCGCCGGCTAAGGCTTTCCTATCTGCTCGGTTCCGCGCGGCGCTATCTCGGCCTCGCGCTCACGCTCAGCGCCTCGCAGAGCTTCGCGACCCTCTACGAGAAGCTGCCGGTCCTCGTGATCGCGTTCCTGTTCGGACCGCACATGGCCGGCCTTTACACCTGGGCCGAACGGTTCGCCGTGCTGCCGGCCGTGCTGATCGGGAACGCGATCGGCGACGTCTACCGCCAGCGAGCGATGGAGGACTATCACCGCGACGGCCGGTTCGACGGCCTGATGCGGCGGACCCTCGCCGCGACGACGATTCTCGCAGCCGTGCCCTTCGCGCTCGGCATCTGGCTGGCGCCGACCCTGTTCGAGCTTCTGTTCGGCCCGGCGTGGCGCGAGGCGGGCGAGTTCGCGTCGATCCTCATGGTCGGCAGCCTCGTGTCGTTCATCGTGACGCCCACGGACAAGGCCGCGCTCATCTGCGAGCGTGGCCGGTTCATCTTCCTGTGGCATCTGGCCCGCCTGAGCGGGAAGGTCGCGATTTTTGCCTGGTCCTACGCGTACGCCGCCCGGATCACGACGGTCCTCTGGCTGCTGGTCGGGTTGAGGCTCGTCCTCTACGGCGTGGTCGCCGCGTACTCCTACGACCTCGCGCGCGGCCGGGCCACGCCGTCCGCTTCGCAAGGCTTCGTCGTCGCGGCTCAAGGCGATGGGCCTGAGACCCGATCCGACATCTCAATGGCAAGTCGCAATGTCTGA
- a CDS encoding DegT/DnrJ/EryC1/StrS aminotransferase family protein yields the protein MPVIPFIDLARQRAGICERLDAAIARVLHHGHFIMGPEVDELEERLGLFCGARHVITCANGTDALALALMALRVRTGDAVFVPSFTFAATAEIVPSLGATPVFVDVREDTFTLDPASLERGVAAARRHGLRPAGIIAVDLFGQPAGYDALGPLADAYGMWLVADAAQSFGARLHGRPVGQYGRITTTSFFPAKPLGCFGDGGAVFTDDDRLADVMRSLRVHGKGTDKYDNVRIGMNSRLDTLQAAILLEKLRIFPDEIVARDAVADRYRAGLADLVQAPALAEGATSVWAQYTVRAGDRRDALARDLKAAGVPTAIYYATPLHHQTAYAGFPLADGGLPVSERLAREVLSLPMHPYLEAPVQARIVDAVRHSLARGEEMASLSCAI from the coding sequence ATCCCGGTGATCCCGTTCATCGATCTCGCCCGGCAGCGCGCCGGCATATGTGAGCGCCTCGACGCGGCGATCGCCCGCGTCCTGCACCACGGGCACTTCATCATGGGACCGGAGGTCGACGAGCTCGAGGAGAGGCTCGGCCTGTTCTGCGGCGCCCGCCACGTGATCACCTGCGCGAACGGCACCGACGCCCTGGCGCTCGCGCTGATGGCGCTGCGCGTCCGGACCGGCGACGCGGTCTTCGTGCCGAGCTTTACCTTCGCGGCGACGGCCGAGATCGTGCCCTCGCTCGGCGCCACGCCGGTCTTCGTCGATGTGCGCGAGGACACGTTCACACTCGACCCCGCCAGCCTGGAGCGTGGCGTCGCCGCCGCGCGACGCCACGGATTGAGGCCGGCCGGCATCATCGCGGTCGACCTGTTCGGCCAGCCGGCCGGTTACGACGCGCTTGGGCCGCTCGCCGACGCTTACGGCATGTGGCTGGTCGCCGACGCGGCACAAAGCTTCGGCGCGCGCTTGCACGGCCGACCGGTCGGCCAGTACGGCCGCATCACGACGACGAGCTTCTTCCCGGCCAAGCCGCTCGGTTGCTTCGGCGACGGCGGCGCCGTCTTCACCGACGACGACAGGCTGGCGGATGTGATGCGCAGCTTGCGCGTGCACGGCAAGGGCACCGACAAGTACGACAATGTCCGGATCGGCATGAACTCGCGTCTCGATACGCTACAGGCAGCCATCCTGCTCGAAAAGCTGCGCATCTTCCCGGACGAGATCGTCGCACGCGACGCCGTCGCCGATCGCTACCGGGCCGGGCTCGCCGACCTGGTCCAGGCGCCCGCCCTTGCGGAGGGCGCGACCTCGGTCTGGGCGCAATACACGGTCCGGGCCGGCGACCGCCGCGATGCGCTCGCGCGCGACCTCAAGGCGGCCGGCGTGCCGACCGCCATCTACTACGCGACACCGCTCCATCACCAGACCGCCTATGCCGGCTTCCCGCTCGCGGATGGCGGGCTGCCGGTCTCCGAGCGCCTGGCGCGCGAAGTGCTGAGCCTGCCGATGCATCCGTATCTCGAGGCCCCCGTGCAGGCTCGTATCGTCGACGCCGTGCGCCACAGCCTCGCTCGGGGGGAGGAGATGGCATCGCTCAGTTGCGCGATCTGA
- a CDS encoding formyltransferase family protein, whose product MLDRFRRTGSVAVDLVITLPRALAVRNHVAYFMGEEIADCAAEAGIAVHEVQSYGLTDLADSLFFASAEIDLLLVIGWERLLPDTVLRSLGKYALGMHGSPWGLPKGRGRSPMNWAILTGHGKFITYLFRLDSGIDDGAIIGMKVFDINAHDGIAELHAKNRLAMAELVETYLPLIARDEIVFWPQPPGPCSFYPKRSAADGAIDWHLPTEAIHRLIRAVAPPYPGASCRWREETLHVLDAQPFDTGLFHGAITPGTIVDLMPSRRMFVVKTGDGSLLVRAFDGVAFEALEMGGRLLGIGGGQTSFDDAYPRFVTEDMKEIRTQRISR is encoded by the coding sequence TTGCTCGATCGCTTCCGGCGCACGGGAAGCGTGGCGGTCGACCTCGTCATCACCTTGCCGCGGGCGCTCGCCGTGCGGAATCATGTCGCGTATTTCATGGGTGAGGAAATCGCCGACTGTGCCGCCGAGGCCGGCATCGCGGTCCACGAGGTCCAGAGCTATGGGCTGACCGACCTGGCGGACTCCCTGTTCTTCGCCTCCGCCGAGATCGACCTTTTGCTGGTGATCGGCTGGGAGCGATTGCTGCCGGACACCGTGCTGCGCTCGCTCGGCAAATACGCGCTCGGCATGCACGGCAGCCCCTGGGGCCTGCCCAAAGGACGCGGCCGCTCGCCGATGAACTGGGCGATCCTGACCGGGCACGGCAAGTTCATCACCTACCTGTTCCGACTCGACAGCGGCATCGACGACGGCGCGATCATCGGCATGAAGGTCTTCGACATCAACGCCCATGACGGCATCGCCGAGCTCCATGCCAAGAACCGGCTGGCGATGGCCGAGCTGGTCGAGACCTACCTGCCGCTGATCGCACGCGACGAGATCGTCTTCTGGCCACAGCCGCCTGGCCCCTGCAGCTTCTATCCCAAGCGGTCCGCCGCCGACGGCGCCATCGACTGGCACCTGCCGACCGAGGCGATCCATCGGCTCATCCGCGCGGTGGCCCCGCCCTATCCCGGCGCCTCCTGCCGCTGGCGGGAGGAAACCCTGCACGTGCTTGATGCCCAACCGTTCGACACGGGGCTGTTCCACGGCGCCATCACGCCGGGCACGATCGTCGACCTCATGCCATCGCGCCGGATGTTCGTCGTCAAGACCGGCGACGGATCGCTCCTGGTGCGTGCGTTCGACGGTGTCGCTTTCGAGGCGCTCGAGATGGGCGGCCGTCTTCTGGGCATCGGCGGCGGCCAGACGTCGTTCGACGACGCCTATCCCCGCTTCGTGACCGAGGACATGAAAGAAATCCGAACCCAAAGGATATCCCGGTGA